One genomic segment of Synechococcus sp. M16CYN includes these proteins:
- a CDS encoding peptidylprolyl isomerase encodes MVVISTVLSDLQRVISAEGRALLQRYNLLVPLVEQMITAQAIAAVEVSAKGLEQAQVELLGQQGYEGLEQWPELLIKLGRPEKEVLDRLRWVVRRQVFMRERFAAKAEARFLERKNELDQVVYSVLRSKNGFLARELYLQIESGESNFADLAKRYAEGPERNTNGIVGPVSLTQAHHALADKLRVAQPGVLLEPFRIADWWLVVRLERYLPTTLTEGVFDRMCQEMFDAWISEQTTKTLSQLKR; translated from the coding sequence ATGGTTGTAATTTCCACTGTACTCTCCGATTTGCAACGGGTGATCAGTGCAGAAGGCAGAGCCCTTTTGCAACGATACAATTTGTTGGTTCCACTGGTGGAACAAATGATTACCGCGCAGGCTATCGCGGCTGTAGAGGTGAGTGCTAAAGGTTTGGAACAGGCTCAGGTGGAGCTTCTGGGTCAACAAGGTTACGAAGGCTTGGAGCAATGGCCGGAACTACTTATAAAGCTGGGGCGACCGGAGAAAGAGGTCCTAGATCGCCTGCGCTGGGTGGTTCGCCGTCAGGTGTTCATGCGTGAGCGATTCGCAGCAAAAGCGGAAGCGCGGTTTCTCGAGCGTAAGAATGAACTTGACCAGGTGGTATACAGCGTTCTTCGATCGAAGAACGGTTTTCTGGCCCGTGAGTTGTACCTACAGATCGAATCAGGCGAATCGAACTTTGCGGATCTGGCTAAGCGCTATGCCGAAGGTCCGGAACGCAATACCAACGGCATCGTCGGGCCGGTTTCCCTCACGCAGGCGCATCATGCCTTGGCGGACAAGCTTCGTGTGGCTCAGCCAGGGGTGTTGCTCGAACCGTTTCGCATCGCCGACTGGTGGCTGGTGGTGCGGCTGGAGCGTTATCTACCGACCACCTTAACCGAGGGGGTGTTCGATCGAATGTGCCAGGAGATGTTCGATGCGTGGATCTCAGAGCAGACCACTAAAACTTTGAGCCAGCTGAAAAGGTAA